A genome region from Penicillium psychrofluorescens genome assembly, chromosome: 3 includes the following:
- a CDS encoding uncharacterized protein (ID:PFLUO_005467-T1.cds;~source:funannotate), with protein MAPKRVLITYGVDVDAVAGWLGSYGGEDSTNDISRGVWAGTVGTRRLLKLFDKYKIKTTWFIPGHSLETFPEDMAAVRDAGHEIGLHGYSHENPTDMTIEQQRDVLDKTYRMLTEFSGKPPRGSVAPWWETSREGAQLLLDYGIEYDHSMSHEDCQAYYLRTGDSWTKIDYSKKAHEWMKPLEHGPETGLVEIPSNWYIDDLPPMMFIKKAPNSHGFANPRDIEDIWRDHFDYFYREYDEFIFPITIHPDVSGRPHVLLMHERLIEHFMKHEGVEFVTMEQVCDDFKKKNAPAAGALMPAKAGAVLK; from the exons ATGGCCCCAAAGCGCGTTCTCATCACTTACGGCGTCGACGTCGATGCTGTGGCCGGCTGGCTCGGCTCGTATGGCGGCGAGGATTCCACCAACGACATCAGCCGTG GGGTTTGGGCAGGGACAGTAGGAACCAGGCGTCTGCTGAAATTGTTCGACAAGTACAAAATCAAAACCACCTGGTTCATTCCGGGCCACTCGCTGGAGACCTTCCCCGAGGACATGGCTGCTGTCCGAGACGCGGGCCATGAAATTGGTCTGCACGGCTACTCGCACGAGAACCCGACCGATATGACTATCGAGCAGCAGCGGGACGTGCTCGACAAGACCTACCGCATGCTGACCGAATTCTCGGGCAAACCCCCGCGGGGGAGCGTAGCACCTTG GTGGGAAACGAGCCGCGAAGGtgcccagctccttctcgacTACGGCATCGAGTATGACCACAGCATGAGCCACGAAGACTGTCAGGCTTATTATCTGCGGACGGGCGACAGCTGGACGAAAATCGACTACAGTAAAAAGGCGCACGAGTGGATGAAACCCCTCGAGCACGGCCCAGAGACAGGTCTCGTTGAGATTCCTTCGAACTGGTACATCGACGATCTGCCGCCGATGATGTTCATCAAGAAGGCACCCAATAGCCACGGCTTCGCCAACCCACGTGATATCGAGGATATCTGGCGCGACCATTTCGACTACTTCTATCGCGAGTACGACGAGTTTATCTTCCCTATTACGATTCATCCGGATGTGTCAGGACGGCCGCATGTGCTTCTTATGCATGAACG CCTTATTGAGCACTTTATGAAGCATGAAGGTGTTGAGTTTGTTACCATGGAGCAGGTTTGCGATGAtttcaagaagaagaatgcgCCGGCTGCTGGGGCACTGATGCCTGCGAAGGCGGGTGCAGTGTTGAAGTAA
- a CDS encoding uncharacterized protein (ID:PFLUO_005468-T1.cds;~source:funannotate): protein MSPRLIRGHAFFPPYHDPLERDQIEKLHISHTLPPANLALRQYFEQADSAESDWRNKPEFPASDEILGTDTETEDVLLAPNKISGPWSSTEEYLKTHYNLIREDAVAPLRDAVTFVREDPSIMDTKDAFIYEKVYIIGATFAHRGLALRMHFSTRRAGKKILWKYSKRLVAGSVVALSPVQDCFDTKCIVGVVAARPLENITKEPPEIDIFFARPEQTEFDPQQEWIMVEANSGYYEAYRHTMKALQKLSTERFPLNEHICALRPRICAPEYVEAEPMVDIRALLPIHSEQSKKINILEQWPTSPMTGLDPSQWQALKEMLTKKLAIVQGPPGTGKTYVSVVALKVLLSNMASGDPPIIVAAQTNHALDQFLTHVSRFETNYIRLGGRSTDVDIRKRTLYEVRILEPPKEVDGGLSDPTRREQRTLVHQLVELLKPFNRENGNNPIPADVFAKYDLINEAQLRSLERGASAWIRPDTEEFDLFAAWLGDQLVAFDVDNSRETFGFVENETDLEYEQLKEIEAEHGQEEDDLEILKGRFVHLLEAFRSQRQGSVSEFAAAKYLTSKDLWSIPSKFRGAIYNILRNKLLLMITNKLQKLAVSYAATSGKSQIGKWEKDHYILQSVKVIGMTTTGLSKYRGLLSSLNPRIVLIEEAAECIEAPIAAACFDSLHQLILVGDHQQLKGHCALQDLASQPFFLEISMFERLVNNGIPYIMLREQRRMATEFRRLLTPIYGELIDHASVQSRASVPGMGELRSFFFNHDWPESNDSLASKLNENEASMVVEFFAYLALNGIPVQNITVLTFYNGQRKLILKIMRTHPYLSKHFVKVVTVDSYQGEENEIVLLSLVRSSQHRGIGFLSVESRVCVALSRAKRGFYIFGNANKVLNESPLWNKVVHMMCEDAIKPRLGSQLPLICQSHGKETLITELSDWTTINGGCSDKCGDTLACGHKCPIQCHAFSHEWVSCNLVCSHVRQCCGVACSQKCGIDHDHPCGCETDTTSDDNAVNVLTPEASVDVSDDAEPKEVLMAAARNRWNEFANGGARIQDMDLATLANADHPYSDGVQQAMKRVEARFIPKALRDRMTLIDVEPVLPTAAATPVDKVKTPNALMPSPSPLGSIGLRREAKARVCLHCGRNFRRTEHLERHIRTHTKEKPFICFCGAAFTRRDLLKRHDRLAHQDSLTSPTTKSGVPTGTIPGQQRGVVPPPSEPASILQPYNAPIARVSAAGPWAGAHHAPPPPAPGTYLEQGHNAMLPAGSGHNPSLPSNPGLVHDPDMLQAAQLLLPSGYNAPSQPLPYLPDDLNHFQDFTHFLDSIGLTAEWLPSDGETSQRAAEEAGLDDVREPNRVVHEQSTRPHKNPGESRGDSPFRSWLPSVPRGDQSLGTLSDSEPPQIAKRTSRFNVTEDQRFRLAASLEQFRHVILDFVLPSRHTLTRYLTSYFDGFHPHLPFIHIPTFRINEHSPELVLALMTIGAQYRFEHRNADRIYRVSKAILFDRLASRSNHSPKPRHDSNNGMSVPFGARRYSSHGDVSPGPADEYGSWRQIEIIRCLLVLMGYSTWENAELVQEAFTLQSLLVRHLRGAGLSENTSWSDPRPSLEWHEWADKESTRRTKLISFCFIHMHSVSYNAYPSLRSSEIHLRLPCSTSEWTATTAGEWEAAQRNRGAQQLFFQDALTLLLQKSHSKAVLDPIPAPLGNYILLHGLLQRIHLVSELSLPNGNHGSATLPTEELNKLERALRSWTSVWQQAPESSLDPHNANGPIPFTSSALLGLAYVRLSLNLGPHRRLETRDPACIATALRRSPRPERSYRLIPALIYAAHALSIPVRLGIDHVARSQAFFWSVRHSIASLECAVLLSKWLFTLSEAGPDQALSENESRILRWTRCIVEEAYSSIDLDVEADAPTDFEPAALGMAVLKLWARLFRRNTQWPFINVLGQSLEQYMGIL, encoded by the exons ATGTCTCCCCGTCTTATCAGAGGCCATGCATTCTTTCCCCCATACCATGACCCGCTTGAGCGGGACCAGATTGAGAAACTCCACATCAGCCACACCCTGCCGCCCGCCAACCTTGCCCTACGGCAATATTTCGAGCAGGCTGACTCTGCCGAGTCTGACTGGAGAAACAAGCCGGAGTTTCCCGCGTCAGACGAGATTCTTGGAACTGATACGGAAACGGAAGATGTTTTGCTTGCACCCAACAAGATCTCTGGTCCTTGGTCCTCCACAGAGGAATACCTTAAAACGCACTACAATCTGATCCGCGAAGATGCAGTGGCGCCTCTGCGGGATGCGGTGACTTTTGTTCGAGAGGACCCTTCTATCATGGATACCAAGGATGCGTTTATCTACGAAAAG GTCTATATCATCGGCGCGACTTTCGCTCATCGCGGCCTGGCACTTCGCATGCACTTTTCGACAAGACGTGCGGGCAAGAAAATCTTGTGGAAGTACTCAAAGCGGCTGGTTGCTGGCTCCGTTGTTGCTCTTTCTCCCGTCCAGGACTGTTTTGATACAAAGTGCATCGTAGGGGTCGTCGCTGCCAGACCTCTGGAGAATATCACCAAGGAGCCGCCTGAGATTGATATCTTCTTTGCACGACCTGAGCAAACTGAATTCGACCCCCAGCAGGAATGGATCATGGTTGAGGCCAACTCGGGTTACTACGAGGCCTACAGACACACCATGAAAGCGTTACAGAAGCTGTCTACTGAAAG ATTTCCTTTAAATGAGCATATATGTGCCCTGAGACCTCGCATCTGCGCTCCGGAATACGTGGAAGCAGAACCGATGGTCGATATTCGGGCTCTGCTGCCGATACACAGCGAGCAAAGCAAAAAGATCAACATTCTTGAGCAGTGGCCGACATCCCCAATGACTGGACTGGACCCTAGTCAATGGCAGGCTTTAAAGGAGATGTTGACCAAAAAGCTGGCAATTGTACAAGGTCCGCCTGGGACGGGCAAAACGTACGTCTCCGTCGTCGCACTCAAGGTTCTTCTTTCAAACATGGCATCTGGTGATCCGCCAATTATCGTTGCTGCGCAGACAAACCATGCTCTTGACCAGTTTCTTACTCATGTCTCCAGATTTGAGACTAACTACATTCGACTGGGTGGAAGAAGTACTGATGTCGATATTCGCAAAAGGACACTGTACGAGGTCAGGATATTGGAACCACCGAAAGAGGTAGATGGCGGACTCTCTGATCCTACCAGACGAGAGCAGCGGACACTCGTTCACCAACTggttgagcttctcaagCCTTTCAATCGCGAAAATGGCAACAATCCCATCCCCGCCGACGTCTTTGCCAAGTACGATTTGATCAATGAAGCCCAACTTCGCTCTCTTGAGCGAGGCGCGAGTGCATGGATTCGTCCGGATACCGAGGAGTTCGACCTGTTCGCAGCATGGCTTGGTGATCAGCTGGTGGCTTTTGACGTCGACAACTCGCGCGAGACATTCGGGTTCGTCGAGAATGAGACTGATCTAGAGTACGAGCAGCTCAAAGAAATTGAGGCGGAACACGgccaggaagaggacgatCTGGAAATTCTCAAAGGCCGATTCGTCCACCTGCTAGAAGCGTTCCGCAGTCAAAGACAGGGTTCGGTCTCCGAGTTTGCAGCAGCCAAGTATCTGACGTCCAAGGACTTGTGGAGTATTCCGAGCAAGTTTCGCGGGGCCATCTACAACATCTTGCGAAATAAACTGTTGCTGATGATCACCAACAAACTTCAGAAGCTGGCAGTATCTTATGCAGCAACCTCCGGAAAATCCCAGATCGGAAAATGGGAGAAGGACCACTACATTCTGCAGAGTGTCAAAGTGATTGGGATGACGACAACCGGCTTGAGCAAATATCGTGGCCTGCTCTCAAGCTTGAATCCTCGCATCGTTCTGATTGAAGAAGCAGCCGAGTGTATCGAGGCACCAATCGCTGCTGCTTGCTTTGACTCTCTACATCAGTTGATCCTGGTTGGTGACCATCAACAATTGAAAGGCCATTGTGCATTGCAAGATTTGGCATCTCAGCCCTTTTTCCTCGAGATTTCAATGTTCGAGCGTCTAGTCAACAACGGCATTCCTTACATCATGCTCCGGGAACAACGGCGAATGGCCACAGAGTTCCGCAGGTTGTTGACTCCTATCTATGGGGAGCTTATCGATCATGCTTCTGTTCAGAGCCGCGCCTCCGTGCCAGGGATGGGCGAACTCcgctctttcttctttaaccACGACTGGCCTGAGAGCAATGACAGCCTCGCCTCGAAGCTCAACGAGAATGAGGCATCGATGGTGGTTGAATTTTTCGCCTACCTTGCATTGAACGGAATACCGGTTCAAAACATCACGGTCTTGACATTTTACAATGGTCAGAGGAAACTGATTCTGAAGATTATGAGGACACACCCATATCTGTCCAAGCACTTCGTGAAAGTCGTCACAGTCGATTCTTATcagggagaagaaaatgagATTGTCCTGTTGTCCTTGGTTCGCAGCAGCCAGCATCGAGGCATCGGGTTTCTTTCTGTCGAGAGCAGAGTCTGCGTGGCCCTGTCTCGCGCAAAGCGTGGATTCTACATCTTCGGAAATGCAAACAAAGTTCTCAATGAGAGTCCGCTATGGAACAAAGTTGTGCATATGATGTGCGAAGACGCCATTAAACCACGTCTGGGCTCCCAGTTGCCCTTGATATGCCAGAGTCATGGCAAGGAAACGCTCATTACGG AGCTCAGTGACTGGACTACCATCAATGGAGGCTGCAGCGATAAATGTGGGGATACCCTGGCATGTGGCCATAAATGCCCGATTCAATGTCATGC TTTCAGCCACGAGTGGGTGTCTTGCAACCTGGTTTGCAGCCACGTTCGACAATGCTGTGGTGTCGCCTGCTCACAGAAGTGTGGCATTGACCATGATCATCCTTGTGGCTGCGAGACGGATACAACCAGCGATGATAATGCAGTCAATGTGCTCACACCGGAAGCTTCGGTCGATGTGAGTGATGATGCTGAGCCCAAAGAAGTCCTCATGGCTGCTGCCAGGAACAGATGGAACGAATTCGCAAATGGTGGGGCGCGGATTCAGGACATGGATCTGGCTACGCTCGCCAATGCCGATCATCCCTACTCTGATGGGGTGCAGCAGGCTATGAAGCGTGTTGAGGCGCGATTTATTCCCAAGGCGTTGAGGGACAGGATGACGCTTATCGATGTCGAGCCAGTTCTGCCAACTGCTGCCGCAACTCCAGTGGATAAAGTT AAGACCCCAAATGCCTTGATGCCTTCCCCATCGCCCTTGGGCTCTATAGGACTTCGGCGTGAGGCTAAGGCGCGAGTCTGTCTCCATTGCGGCCGGAACTTCCGGCGAACGGAGCATCTGGAGCGCCATATCCGCACTC ACACCAAAGAGAAACCCTTCATCTGTTTCTGCGGGGCGGCATTTACTCGGAGAGACCTACTCAAGCGCCATGATCGCCTCGCGCACCAGGATAGCCTCACCTCCCCAACTACCAAATCGGGCGTCCCCACAGGGACTATCCCGGGCCAACAGCGAGGTGTTGTCCCGCCTCCAAGCGAGCCTGCATCGATCCTGCAGCCCTATAATGCACCGATAGCCCGGGTTAGTGCTGCAGGTCCGTGGGCTGGCGCGCACCATgcaccgccaccgccggCCCCGGGTACCTATTTAGAGCAGGGCCATAATGCTATGCTGCCGGCTGGCTCTGGTCACAATCCATCATTGCCGTCGAATCCGGGCCTGGTGCATGACCCTGACATGCTGCAAGCGGCCCAGCTTCTTTTGCCGAGTGGTTATAATGCTCCTT CACAACCGCTTCCTTATTTACCAGATGATTTGAATCATTTCCAGGACTTCACCCACTTCCTGGACTCCATTGGTTTGACGGCAGAATGGCTTCCCAGTGATGGAGAAACCTCTCAGAGGGCCGCGGAAGAAGCTGGTCTTGATGATGTACGGGAACCGAACCGAGTTGTCCATGAGCAATCTACGAGACCGCATAAGAATCCTGGAGAGTCACGAGGTGATTCGCCGTTCAGGTCCTGGCTGCCCTCTGTCCCACGAGGAGACCAGAGTCTAGGGACGCTGTCGGACTCGG AGCCACCTCAAATTGCCAAGAGAACGTCAAGATTCAATGTCACCGAGGACCAGCGGTTCCGGTTGGCGGCCTCTCTCGAGCAATTTCGCCATGTGATACTAGACTTTGTGTTGCCTTCTCGACATACATTGACGCGGTATCTCACCTCGTACTTTGATGGAttccatcctcatcttccatTCATTCATATACCGACCTTTCGCATCAATGAGCATTCTCCAGAGCTGGTCCTGGCGCTCATGACTATCGGAGCCCAATACAGATTTGAACATCGCAATGCAGACAGAATCTACCGCGTATCAAAGGCGATTCTCTTTGATCGACTAGCAAGCCGTTCAAATCATTCTCCAAAACCACGCCACGACTCGAATAACGGAATGTCTGTTCCGTTTGGAGCCCGGCGTTATTCTAGCCATGGGGACGTCTCACCGGGCCCTGCAGACGAATATGGCTCTTGGAGGCAAATTGAAATCATCCGGTGCTTGCTTGTCCTGATGGGCTATTCAACATGGGAGAACGCAGAGCTAGTCCAAGAGGCCTTCACTCTTCAGAGTCTACTGGTTCGACATCTGCGCGGGGCTGGATTATCAGAGAATACTTCCTGGTCCGATCCACGTCCATCACTCGAGTGGCATGAGTGGGCAGATAAGGAATCCACCCGCCGTACGAAGCTGATTTCGTTCTGCTTCATTCACATGCACAGCGTTTCTTATAATGCATACCCTTCTCTCCGCAGCAGTGAGATCCATTTGCGACTGCCTTGTTCCACTAGCGAATGGACTGCAACCACCGCCGGGGAATGGGAAGCTGCTCAGCGAAACAGAGGCGCCCAACAGCTGTTCTTCCAGGACGCATTGAccctgctcctccagaaATCGCACTCAAAGGCCGTCTTGGATCCTATCCCAGCGCCGCTAGGAAATTATATTCTTCTGCATGGACTGTTGCAGCGAATTCATCTTGTGAGCGAGCTCTCCCTGCCGAATGGGAATCATGGATCCGCCACCCTGCCCACCGAAGAGCTCAATAAACTCGA ACGAGCCCTTCGCTCCTGGACGTCTGTCTGGCAGCAAGCCCCAGAGTCTAGCCTTGATCCGCACAACGCCAACGGGCCAATTCCATTCACCTCTAGCGCGCTGCTCGGTCTTGCCTATGTACGGCTATCTCTGAACTTGGGTCCACACCGCCGCCTCGAGACTCGAGATCCTGCATGCATTGCAACTGCTCTACGTCGCTCTCCCCGTCCTGAAAGAAGCTATCGTTTAATCCCGGCGCTCATCTACGCTGCACATGCGCTCAGTATTCCTGTCCGGTTGGGAATTGACCATGTCGCCCGTAGTCAGGCCTTTTTCTGGAGCGTGAGGCATTCTATCGCGAGCTTGGAATGCGCTGTTCTGCTCAGCAAATGGCTTTTTACCCTTTCCGAGGCGGGACCTGATCAAGCTTTAAGCG AAAATGAGAGTCGCATTCTCCGCTGGACACGGTGCATTGTCGAGGAAGCCTACTCGTCCATTGACTTGGACGTCGAAGCCGACGCTCCAACCGATTTTGAGCCAGCCGCACTGGGAATGGCCGTCCTGAAGCTTTGGGCGAGGCTGTTTCGGAGAAATACGCAATGGCCCTTCATTAATGTCCTTGGCCAGAGTTTGGAGCAGTACATGGGTATACTTTGA
- a CDS encoding uncharacterized protein (ID:PFLUO_005469-T1.cds;~source:funannotate), protein MSFHDTFPAYGGRGPGDVRLGIALGAVATLFIFLRVYVRLRINKFGTTALIWALLAWMLTTMTQIFGIISVLHGLGNHMTVVEETGELHNFLLFTWITVFFFNLAIPTGKVAVAAFLMEMNQQTNPKIRKSLIIIAAVNVIVNIPQVLLIWFQCSPVDALWDPLRQAQCDHRKSVYSTYFVGGVAALTDFYLAIIPIHMLLPLRIDRKLKWGLSFLMGCGVFAGVAAIVRTWAAKFILSEDSSFGVGTLFRWGEVEEWVVLISMSIPPVWPLFRPFTQRFIKNSSSRSRPQLYYSNYKQYASATDPCSPGFPSPGFPSSPGLAPPMVTTTISISSQAKEPTASVVPSRSISRISHTDCSDEGDLLSEREHDHRAPSPVSAETRTEDGWMELQGVKGAHEEV, encoded by the exons ATGAGCTTTCATGATACCTTCCCCGCATACGGCGGGCGTGGCCCCGGCGATGTCCGCCTCGGAATTGCCCTCGGTGCCGTCGCGACACTCTTTATCTTCCTCCGTGTTTATGTCCGGCTTCGAATCAACAAGTTCGGTACTACCGCCCTCATTTGGGCGCTGCTCGCCTGGATGTTGACCACCATGACCCAGATCTTCGGCATCATTTCAGTGTTGCACGGTCTGGGTAACCATATGACCGTCGTGGAGGAGACGGGCGAGCTGCATAACTTCCTTCTTTTTACTTGGATCACGGTCTTTTTCTTTAACCTCGCCATTCCAACGGGCAAGGTGGCCGTTGCGGCATTTTTGATGGAAATGAATCAACAGACCA ATCCTAAAATCCGCAAGAGtctgatcatcatcgccgccgtgaACGTCATTGTCAATATCCCCCAAGTCCTTCTCATCTGGTTCCAATGCAGCCCTGTCGATGCACTCTGGGATCCGCTCCGCCAGGCACAGTGCGACCACCGGAAGAGCGTCTACTCCACTTACTTCGTCGGCGGCGTGGCCGCCTTGACGGATTTCTatctggccatcatcccaATCCACATGTTACTGCCGCTGCGGATCGACCGCAAGCTGAAATGGGGCCTGAGTTTCCTCATGGGATGTGGTGTCTTTGCTGGCGTGGCTGCCATCGTTCGGACGTGGGCTGCCAAGTTCATCTTAAGCGAGGACTCGTCCT TCGGCGTCGGCACCCTCTTCCGCTGGGGTGAAGTCGAAGAATGGgtcgtcctcatctccaTGTCCATCCCACCCGTCTGGCCTCTCTTCCGGCCCTTTACGCAACGCTTCATCAAAAACTCCAGCTCCCGAAGCCGCCCGCAACTCTACTACAGCAACTACAAGCAGTACGCCTCCGCCACGGACCCGTGCTCCCCGGGTTTCCCGTCGCCCGGATTCCCCAGTTCACCGGGCCTCGCCCCGCCCATGGTCACGACGACCATTTCGATTTCCTCCCAGGCCAAGGAACCCACTGCCTCTGTCGTGCCATCACGATCGATTTCAAGGATATCTCATACTGATTGTAGTGATGAGGGAGATCTGTTGAGCGAGCGTGAGCATGACCATCGTGCTCCATCTCCTGTGTCTGCGGAGACCAGGACGGAGGATGGGTGGATGGAACTTCAGGGAGTGAAGGGTGCTCATGAGGAGGTTTGA
- a CDS encoding uncharacterized protein (ID:PFLUO_005470-T1.cds;~source:funannotate), with protein sequence MKGLLSLTLLPLLTVASPIVVDSIHNEAAPILSSVTSQDIPDSYIIVFKKHVDSSSAAAHHMWVQGIHSAQSSTGRQELKKRGLFGFDSEAFLGLKHTFHVADSLMGYAGHFHEDVIEQVRRHPDVEYIEKDSEVWINKEDPALEKNAPWGLARISHRDSLSFGTFNKYLYAEDGGEGVDAYVIDTGTNTEHVDFDGRAHWGKTIPENDEDADGNGHGTHCSGTIAGKKYGVAKKANVYAVKVLRSNGSGSMSDVVKGVEWAAEAHVKKAKAAKDGKSKGFKGSVANMSLGGGSSRTLDLAVNAAVEAGMHFAVAAGNDNADACNYSPAAAENAVTVGASTLGDERAYFSNFGKCTDIFAPGLNILSTWIGSKYAVNTISGTSMASPHIAGLLAYYVSLQPSQDSAFAVAEITPKKLKEALITVATVDALTDIPSDTPNLLAWNGGGSANYTQILADGGYKSASPLEDRIHDLVDEAEKQLGAIYSEIKDAVAA encoded by the exons ATGAAAGGCCTCCTCAGCCTGACCTTGCTGCCGTTGCTGACGGTTGCGTCACCCATCGTCGTGGACTCCATCCACAACGAGGCGGCTCCCATCCTGTCATCCGTGACCTCCCAGGATATCCCGGACTCCTACATTATCGTCTTTAAGAAGCATGTGGATTCGTCATCGGCCGCTGCTCACCACATGTGGGTGCAGGGTATCCACTCGGCCCAGAGCAGCACCGGCCGTCAGGAGCTCAAGAAGCGAGGCCTGTTCGGCTTTGATTCCGAGGCCTTCCTGGGCCTGAAGCACACCTTCCATGTCGCGGATTCGTTGATGGGATATGCTGGCCATTTCCATGAGGATGTGATCGAGCAGGTTCGCCGCCATCCGGAT GTTGAATATATTGAGAAAGATTCGGAAGTCTGGATTAACAAAGAAGACCCGGCTCTAGAGAAGAACGCCCCCTGGGGTCTGGCTCGTATCTCTCACCGGGACAGCCTCTCCTTCGGAACCTTCAACAAGTATCTGTATGCTGaggatggcggagagggtGTTGATGCGTACGTCATCGACACCGGTACCAACACCGAGCACGTGGACTTCGACGGCCGTGCTCACTGGGGCAAGACCATCCCGGAGAACGATGAGGACGccgatggcaatggccaCGGCACTCACTGCTCTGGCACCATCGCTGGCAAGAAGTACGGTGTTGCCAAGAAGGCCAACGTCTACGCTGTCAAGGTTCTGCGGTCCAACGGCTCGGGTTCCATGTCCGATGTTGTCAAGGGCGTGGAGTGGGCCGCGGAGGCGCacgtcaagaaggccaaggctgccaaggatggcaagtCCAAGGGCTTCAAGGGCAGCGTTGCCAACATGAGCTTGGGCGGTGGCAGCTCGCGCACCCTGGACCTGGCCGTGAACGCCGCGGTCGAGGCTGGCATGCACTTTGCCGTCGCTGCGGGCAACGACAACGCCGACGCCTGCAACTACTCTCCCGCTGCGGCGGAGAACGCCGTCACCGTCGGTGCCTCCACCCTGGGCGACGAGCGTGCTTACTTCTCCAACTTCGGCAAGTGCACCGACATCTTCGCTCCGGGCCTGAACATCCTCTCCACCTGGATCGGCAGCAAGTATGCCGTCAACACCATCTCCGGCACCTCCATGGCCTCGCCGCACATCGCCGGTCTGCTGGCCTACTACGTTTCCCTGCAGCCTTCGCAGGACTCGGCCTTCGCGGTCGCAGAGATCAcgccgaagaagctcaaggaggcCCTGATCACCGTTGCCACCGTGGATGCTCTCACCGACATCCCGTCCGACACTCCCAAC CTCCTTGCCTGGAACGGTGGTGGTTCTGCCAACTACACCCAGATCCTGGCCGACGGTGGCTACAAGTCCGCCAGCCCCCTTGAGGACCGCATCCACGACCTGGTCGATGAGGCCGAGAAGCAGCTCGGCGCGATCTACAGCGAGATCAAGGACGCTGTTGCCGCGTAG